Proteins encoded within one genomic window of Solenopsis invicta isolate M01_SB chromosome 10, UNIL_Sinv_3.0, whole genome shotgun sequence:
- the LOC105203924 gene encoding uncharacterized protein LOC105203924, which produces MTEAHGSDTNATEERPHIHRVALKIPPFWADEPELWFAQLEGQFMLGGITQDSTKYAYVLSHIETKHAKEIKDLITKPPAENKYENLKKALIQRLSISQEQQIRQLLEHEEVGDRRPSQFLRHLQALANSAIPDQLLRTLWMGRLPSQLQAILATRTADDLEAVTEQADRIHEVANRATGVASLQSATPTLEQ; this is translated from the coding sequence ATGACAGAGGCACATGGTAGTGACACCAACGCAACAGAGGAACGTCCGCACATCCACCGAGTAGCACTCAAAATACCTCCTTTTTGGGCCGACGAGCCCGAACTATGGTTTGCTCAGCTGGAAGGCCAGTTTATGCTAGGAGGCATAACGCAAGACAGTACGAAATACGCTTACGTATTATCACACATCGAAACAAAGCACGCCAAGGAAATCAAGGATCTAATTACGAAGCCCCCTGCGGAGAACAAgtacgaaaatttaaaaaaagcccTCATACAAAGACTATCGATTTCGCAAGAGCAACAGATCCGACAGCTACTAGAACACGAAGAGGTAGGGGATCGTAGGCCGTCACAATTTCTACGACACCTACAAGCCCTTGCAAACTCCGCCATCCCAGACCAGCTACTACGAACCCTGTGGATGGGCAGACTGCCGTCACAACTGCAAGCCATTTTAGCTACCCGAACGGCAGATGATCTTGAGGCAGTAACCGAGCAGGCCGACCGCATTCACGAGGTCGCCAACAGAGCTACAGGAGTCGCTAGCCTACAATCTGCAACTCCAACGCTCGAACAATAA